A window from Mauremys reevesii isolate NIE-2019 linkage group 9, ASM1616193v1, whole genome shotgun sequence encodes these proteins:
- the HTATSF1 gene encoding HIV Tat-specific factor 1 — MSGGSDGNEEFYQQLRLQQLFEARRSGEGEPDPFTYVDPADGTAYEWDREKKAWFPKVTEDFLATYHANYGFPTDSLDSSSASKTESKPAVDSRTAGAQQSTNKKAPQQTDSKQKGEKRKLDAGWFHVEEDKNTNVYVTGLPPDITKDEFIQVMSKCGIIMRDPQTEEHKIKLYKDKQGNLKGDGLCCYLKRESVELALRLLDEDEIRGYKLHVEVAKFQLKGEYDASKKKKKCKDYKKRLSQQQKQLDWRPEKKDGTVRKRHERVIIIRNMFHPKDFEEDPLVLNEIREDLRTECEKFGEVKKVLLFDRHPDGVASVSFKEPEEADLCIQALNGRWFGGRQLSAETWDGTTDYQVEETSREREERLKLWGSFLGESDAEKQKIAAASNSAASSVKLPEDQPSKDNGTSKGDVNAEAHKREDNGEGINEDGTASTDSSLAGSDDETDT, encoded by the exons ATGAGCGGCGGCTCGGACGGGAACGAGGAGTTCTACCAGCAGCTGCGGCTCCAGCAGCTGTTCGAGGCCCGCCGCAGCGGCGAGGGCGAGCCCGACCCCTTCACCTACGTGGACCCGGCGGATGGGACGGCCTACGAGTGGGACCGGGAGAAGAAGGCCTGGTTCCCTAAG GTGACTGAAGACTTCCTGGCAACATATCATGCTAACTATGGCTTCCCTACAGATAGTTTAGACAGTTCCTCTGCTTCAAAGACTGAAAGTAAGCCAGCTGTGGATTCTAGGACAGCAGGAGCACAGCAGTCGACAAATAAAAAAGCACCCCAACAAACAGATTctaaacaaaaaggagaaaaaagaaaacttgATGCAG GATGGTTTCATGTTGAAGAAGACAAAAACACAAATGTGTATGTGACGG GTTTGCCTCCAGACATTACAAAGGATGAGTTTATACAAGTTATGTCAAAGTGTGGTATCATTATGCGAGATCCTCAGACAGAAGAACATAAAATTAAACTTTATAAAGACAAGCAAGGAAATCTTAAAGGAGATGGCCTCTGTTGTTATCTCAAG CGAGAATCAGTTGAGCTTGCGTTGAGACTTCTGGATGAGGATGAGATTAGAGGCTACAAATTACATGTTGAAGTAGCAAAGTTTCAACTAAAGGGGGAGTATGATGCAagcaaaaagaagaagaaatgcaaagACTACAAGAAGAGGCTGTCCCAACAACAAAA ACAGTTGGATTGGAGGCCTGAGAAGAAAGATGGTACAGTTCGAAAGCGACATGAGCGTGTTATCATCATCAGGAACATGTTCCACCCAAAGGATTTTGAG GAAGATCCTTTAGTACTGAATGAGATTAGGGAAGACCTACGGACAGAATGTGAAAAGTTTGGAGAAGTAAAGAAGGTTCTCTTATTTGAT CGACACCCAGATGGTGTGGCATCTGTTTCATTTAAAGAACCAGAGGAAGCTGATCTGTGCATACAAGCTCTCAATGGAAGGTGGTTTGGTGGTCGTCAGCTAAGTGCTGAAACATGGGATGGTACAACAGATTATCAG gtggaagagacctcaagagaaAGAGAGGAAAGGCTTAAGCTGTGGGGGTCATTTTTAGGAGAGTCTGATGCAGAGAAACAGAAAATTGCAGCTGCTTCAAATTCTGCAGCGAGTAGTGTGAAACTGCCAGAAGATCAGCCTTCAAAAGATAATGGCACATCTAAAGGTGATGTGAATGCTGAAGCTCATAAGAGAGAGGATAATGGTGAAGGCATTAATGAAGATGGCACTGCATCAACAGACAGCAGCCTTGCAGGCAGTGATGATGAAACAGATACATAA